A part of Larkinella insperata genomic DNA contains:
- a CDS encoding efflux RND transporter periplasmic adaptor subunit codes for MNSVASPLLAVFSGILVISALNGCHSSDSKADKVAVAEEPEPTEVFSLQKGKLSSNLRIPGELVAYRDVDMYAKVSGFVKSIHADVGTEVKAGQLLALAEAPELNAQLSAAESRLKSQEALYIASKANYDRYVDAAKTPGTVAQSMIEQTLAKKESDYAQLQAAKASYKEIADMRKYLEIRAPFSGVISLRNVSTGAYIGPSGKGSELPLFVLTEQKKLRLVVSVPEAYTGYVDQGDEVSFTVKAFPDRKFTGKVQRLAGALDKRLRSERTEVDVANNDRKLLPGMIAEVTIPLPTKNNTFVVPKSAVINSTTGVFIVKVVNQKAEWVAVQKGMEDGDKIEVFGDLKDGDQIITTATEEVRNGSPIRSVKQTT; via the coding sequence ATGAATAGCGTAGCGTCCCCGCTGCTGGCGGTATTTTCCGGCATTCTGGTGATTAGTGCCCTGAACGGGTGCCATTCGTCGGATAGTAAAGCCGACAAAGTGGCGGTGGCGGAAGAGCCCGAGCCGACCGAAGTGTTTTCGCTCCAAAAGGGCAAACTATCGTCGAACCTGCGAATACCCGGTGAACTGGTGGCCTACCGGGATGTGGACATGTACGCCAAAGTAAGCGGGTTTGTTAAATCCATTCACGCTGATGTGGGTACCGAAGTGAAAGCAGGACAACTATTGGCTCTGGCTGAAGCGCCCGAGTTGAATGCCCAGTTGTCGGCGGCCGAGTCGCGGCTGAAGTCGCAGGAGGCCCTGTACATCGCCAGCAAAGCCAATTACGACCGCTACGTGGATGCTGCCAAAACGCCGGGAACCGTGGCACAGTCAATGATTGAGCAGACACTGGCCAAAAAAGAATCGGATTACGCCCAGTTGCAGGCGGCAAAAGCTTCCTATAAGGAGATTGCTGATATGCGAAAATACCTGGAAATCCGGGCGCCTTTCAGCGGGGTGATCAGCCTGCGGAACGTCAGCACCGGAGCTTATATCGGGCCGTCGGGCAAAGGATCGGAGTTGCCGCTTTTTGTCCTGACCGAACAGAAAAAACTCCGTTTGGTGGTGTCCGTTCCGGAAGCCTACACGGGTTACGTGGATCAGGGCGACGAGGTTAGCTTTACGGTAAAGGCGTTCCCGGATCGGAAGTTCACTGGCAAAGTGCAGCGGCTGGCGGGAGCGCTGGACAAACGGCTGCGTTCGGAGCGTACGGAGGTGGATGTTGCCAACAACGACCGGAAATTGCTGCCGGGAATGATTGCCGAAGTAACCATTCCGCTGCCTACAAAAAACAATACGTTTGTGGTGCCCAAATCCGCCGTGATCAACTCCACGACGGGCGTATTTATCGTGAAAGTCGTTAATCAGAAAGCGGAGTGGGTAGCCGTGCAGAAAGGCATGGAGGACGGCGACAAAATCGAAGTGTTCGGCGATCTGAAAGACGGCGATCAGATCATTACAACCGCCACGGAGGAGGTCCGCAACGGCTCACCCATTCGATCGGTAAAACAAACCACGTAA
- a CDS encoding efflux RND transporter permease subunit produces MDLIRAALRKPITVLVLVAGLFYFGIGAIRTIKIDIFPNLDLPVIYISHPYGGFTPNQMESFFGKQYVNLLLYVSGVKSIETKNIQGLTLIKLSFYEGTNMAQAAAEVSSYTNRAQAIFPPGSQPPFILRFDASTLPVGQLVLSSPIRTNNELQDLANVYVRARFSSIPGLVAPAPFGGNSRTVVIKADPELLRSHNLTPDQLVAALRINNQATPAGNVRVGDLNYFTPANTTIKTVKDFEKIPIYTGTVQNIYLRDVATVEDGADITSGYVLVNGRRSVYLPITKSSDASTWEVVQNLKKQLPTFQAQLPEDVKLSYEFDQSVYVINSVESLIEEGVIGAILTGLMVLLFLGDPRGALIVIITIPICIISGVLFLSLFGQTINIMTLSGLSLAIGILVDESTVTIENIHQHLDMGKPKALAIWDACKEIAFSKLLILFCILAVFAPAFTMKGIPGALFLPLSLAIAFSMITSYIMAQTLVPVLANWLMKSHAHKSNGKGGKHDVVTHKGTGLNGNGAASEGKVLNGKHQLARQADLNNDGKIGLFERFRLAFVRFIELTIPHKKVITLAYFAVAIGLTAFFISIIGRDVLPRVNGGQFQVRLRAPDGTRLEKTETTMLKALDVLNQLVGKENVEITSAMVGMHGSQFSTSPIYLFMAGPHEGVLQVSLKHDYDVDLDVLKDQFRANMKAALPEVKLSFEPLELTDKILSQGSPTPVEVKVIGKNKEQNEEYANKVIAKLKQIPYLRDVQLGSAIKYPAINIDIDRERAAQLGTDISAISRSLTASTSSSRLTEKSVWIDPKSAQMYSVQVQVPENQMKTVSDIGEIPVLPNTNRPVLSDVATISTGKTYGENDNIGAVPVLSVTANLYDMDLGTANTDVNRAIAELGELPRGLTIETRGLTQVLTETLDSLQTGLLTAIIVIFLMLAANFQSFKVSLVVLCTVPAVLAGSLGLLLLTGSTLNLQSYMGMIMSVGVSISNAVLLVTNAEQLRMKNHNALLAAKESASLRMRPIVMTSVAMVVGMLPMALGFGEGGSQTAPLGRAVIGGLIASTFAALHILPLVFAWVQGNASVQSVSLDPEDKESKHYIPGVYESVNE; encoded by the coding sequence ATGGATTTAATCCGCGCAGCCTTACGCAAACCCATTACCGTTCTGGTGTTGGTCGCGGGCTTGTTTTATTTCGGGATCGGTGCCATCCGCACGATCAAAATCGACATCTTCCCGAACCTGGATTTGCCCGTTATTTACATTTCCCACCCCTACGGCGGCTTCACTCCCAACCAGATGGAGTCGTTTTTCGGGAAACAGTACGTCAACCTGCTGCTTTACGTATCGGGGGTCAAAAGCATTGAAACCAAAAACATTCAGGGCCTGACGCTGATCAAGCTCAGTTTCTACGAAGGCACGAACATGGCCCAGGCGGCCGCCGAGGTGTCGTCGTACACGAACAGGGCCCAGGCCATTTTTCCGCCTGGATCGCAACCGCCTTTCATTCTCCGGTTCGATGCGTCGACCCTGCCGGTGGGGCAGTTGGTGTTGAGCAGCCCGATCCGGACAAACAACGAATTACAGGACTTGGCCAACGTTTACGTCCGGGCGCGGTTCAGCTCCATTCCCGGTCTGGTGGCCCCGGCTCCGTTCGGGGGAAACTCCCGGACGGTGGTCATCAAAGCCGATCCGGAACTGCTGCGATCCCACAACCTAACCCCCGATCAGTTGGTGGCCGCCCTGCGCATCAACAACCAGGCAACGCCGGCGGGGAACGTGCGGGTGGGGGATCTGAATTACTTTACCCCGGCTAACACCACAATCAAAACCGTCAAGGATTTTGAGAAAATTCCGATCTACACCGGAACCGTGCAAAACATCTACCTGCGGGATGTGGCGACGGTAGAAGACGGGGCTGATATTACGTCGGGCTACGTGCTGGTCAACGGGCGCCGGTCCGTGTATTTACCAATTACCAAGTCATCGGATGCCTCCACCTGGGAAGTGGTGCAGAACCTGAAGAAGCAATTGCCTACCTTTCAGGCCCAGTTGCCCGAAGATGTGAAGCTTTCTTATGAGTTCGACCAGTCGGTTTACGTCATTAATTCGGTTGAAAGTCTGATTGAGGAAGGCGTCATTGGGGCCATTTTGACGGGGTTGATGGTCCTGCTGTTTCTGGGTGATCCGCGGGGTGCCCTGATCGTAATCATCACCATCCCGATCTGTATCATTTCCGGCGTTTTATTTCTTTCGTTATTCGGGCAGACGATCAACATTATGACGCTGAGCGGACTGTCGCTGGCCATCGGTATTCTGGTGGATGAGTCGACGGTAACGATTGAAAATATACACCAGCACCTCGACATGGGGAAACCGAAAGCGTTGGCCATCTGGGATGCCTGTAAAGAAATTGCGTTCTCGAAACTGCTGATTTTATTCTGTATTCTGGCGGTGTTTGCACCGGCGTTTACGATGAAGGGGATTCCGGGGGCGTTGTTTCTGCCGCTCTCATTAGCCATCGCGTTTTCGATGATTACCTCCTACATCATGGCCCAAACGCTGGTGCCGGTGTTGGCCAACTGGTTGATGAAAAGCCACGCCCACAAATCCAATGGGAAGGGCGGGAAACACGACGTAGTAACGCACAAAGGCACCGGGTTAAACGGCAACGGTGCTGCGTCGGAAGGCAAGGTTTTAAACGGAAAGCACCAATTGGCCCGGCAGGCCGATCTGAATAACGACGGGAAGATTGGCTTGTTTGAGCGTTTTCGTCTGGCCTTCGTACGGTTTATTGAGCTGACTATTCCGCACAAAAAAGTAATTACGCTGGCTTATTTTGCGGTCGCTATCGGATTAACGGCTTTCTTTATCAGCATCATTGGACGCGATGTACTGCCCCGCGTCAACGGCGGTCAGTTTCAGGTCCGGCTTCGGGCCCCGGACGGTACGCGACTGGAAAAAACCGAAACAACCATGTTGAAAGCGCTGGACGTACTAAATCAACTGGTGGGGAAAGAAAACGTGGAAATTACTTCGGCAATGGTGGGGATGCACGGTTCGCAATTTTCAACCAGCCCGATTTATCTCTTTATGGCGGGTCCGCACGAAGGAGTTTTACAGGTCAGTTTAAAACATGATTACGACGTTGATCTGGATGTCTTAAAAGATCAGTTTCGGGCGAACATGAAAGCGGCATTACCGGAAGTAAAACTTTCGTTTGAACCGCTCGAACTGACGGATAAAATTCTGAGTCAGGGATCACCAACGCCCGTTGAAGTCAAGGTCATTGGAAAGAATAAAGAGCAGAACGAAGAGTACGCCAACAAGGTCATTGCCAAGCTAAAACAAATCCCGTATCTGCGCGATGTTCAACTGGGATCGGCCATCAAATACCCGGCGATCAACATCGACATTGACCGGGAGCGGGCCGCGCAGTTGGGCACGGATATTTCGGCCATTTCGCGCTCGTTAACGGCTTCTACTTCTTCCTCCCGTCTGACGGAAAAAAGCGTCTGGATTGACCCAAAAAGCGCCCAGATGTACAGCGTGCAAGTGCAGGTACCGGAGAATCAGATGAAAACCGTCAGCGACATTGGCGAAATCCCGGTGCTGCCCAACACCAACCGGCCGGTTTTGAGCGATGTCGCAACGATTAGCACCGGCAAGACCTACGGCGAAAACGACAACATCGGGGCGGTTCCGGTGCTGTCCGTTACGGCGAATCTGTACGACATGGATTTGGGAACGGCCAACACCGATGTGAACAGGGCCATTGCCGAACTTGGTGAACTGCCGCGCGGTTTAACCATCGAGACCCGCGGTCTGACGCAGGTATTGACCGAAACGCTGGATAGTTTGCAAACCGGTCTGCTGACGGCCATCATCGTGATTTTCCTCATGCTGGCGGCCAATTTCCAGTCGTTCAAGGTGTCGCTGGTGGTGCTGTGTACGGTTCCGGCGGTGTTGGCGGGTTCCCTGGGCCTGCTGCTGCTGACGGGTTCGACGCTTAATTTGCAGTCGTACATGGGCATGATTATGTCGGTAGGGGTGTCGATTTCCAACGCGGTGCTGCTGGTGACCAACGCCGAGCAACTGCGGATGAAAAATCATAATGCCCTGCTGGCGGCCAAAGAATCGGCTTCGTTGCGGATGCGGCCCATCGTAATGACCAGCGTGGCGATGGTTGTCGGTATGCTTCCGATGGCGCTGGGATTTGGTGAAGGAGGTTCGCAGACGGCTCCGCTGGGTCGGGCGGTAATTGGCGGGCTGATCGCTTCCACGTTTGCGGCTTTGCACATTTTACCGCTCGTGTTTGCCTGGGTACAAGGCAATGCGTCGGTGCAGTCGGTATCGCTTGATCCTGAAGATAAAGAAAGTAAACATTATATTCCCGGCGTATATGAATCGGTTAATGAATAG
- a CDS encoding FadR/GntR family transcriptional regulator, translating into MMTTEPIFIKRESLADAVVGKLQEQIASSQYKIGEKLPSEPELMQQFGVGRSTVREAIRILTNKGLIRVQQGLGTFVELQQTNVEPFHQSLLRAEGPEVNEVRQLLELKIAEKAALNRTPEDVEVMTVLLQKRHDAALQNQPEACIEADIQFHIRLAMASKNEVLADLYKIIADKMKKSFMEVFITTETLLSKQSMHTSLLQSVADRDPKKAWYWAAKITGQIQ; encoded by the coding sequence ATGATGACTACAGAACCAATATTCATCAAACGCGAAAGCCTGGCCGATGCGGTGGTCGGCAAACTCCAGGAGCAAATCGCTTCCAGCCAGTACAAAATTGGGGAAAAGTTACCTTCCGAACCCGAGCTGATGCAGCAGTTTGGGGTGGGGCGTTCAACCGTCCGCGAAGCCATCCGGATTCTGACCAACAAAGGGCTGATCCGGGTTCAGCAGGGGCTGGGTACGTTTGTGGAATTGCAGCAAACCAACGTCGAGCCTTTTCACCAGAGTCTGCTGCGGGCCGAGGGACCCGAAGTAAACGAAGTCCGGCAGTTGCTCGAACTGAAAATCGCCGAGAAAGCCGCCTTGAACCGGACACCGGAGGACGTTGAGGTGATGACGGTCCTGCTGCAAAAACGGCACGATGCCGCCCTGCAAAACCAGCCCGAAGCCTGCATCGAAGCCGACATTCAGTTTCACATCCGGTTGGCGATGGCCTCCAAAAACGAAGTTCTGGCCGATTTGTACAAGATCATCGCCGACAAGATGAAGAAATCCTTCATGGAAGTCTTCATTACGACGGAAACCCTGCTGAGCAAGCAGAGTATGCACACATCTCTTCTGCAGAGCGTTGCAGACCGCGATCCTAAAAAAGCCTGGTATTGGGCGGCTAAGATCACCGGGCAAATTCAGTAA
- a CDS encoding helix-turn-helix domain-containing protein, with protein MPTLVNEKLQLAHDFVLHTNRNVFLTGKAGTGKTTFLHQVKNTSSKRLAVVAPTGVAAINAGGVTIHSLFQLPFGPLVPGALNRETRKFTREKINLLRTLDLLIVDEISMVRADVLDGIDAVLRRFRYRPEPFGGVQLLLIGDMQQLPPVIRDEDWALLRPYYDTGYFFGSRALQKTPYISLELDHIYRQADQRFIEILNSVREKRITRAQLDDLNQRFIPNFTPQDDEGYITLTTHNQAALQLNSQKLQSLTTQLHTFEATIEGDFPAHAYPTEASLELKVGAQVMFNKNDASREKLFYNGKIGQITDIDDDVIYVKCPHDPDTLTVSPMEWVNIRYTLDPQTNEIKEEPIGKFVQYPLKLAWAITIHKSQGLTFEKAIIDAASAFAHGQVYVALSRCKTLEGLVLREPIPSHSIKTELLLEEFHEQVQQQTPDDQELWHSKQLNQEQLLLDLFSFERTHYLINRCRRTGAEHAGSLDEGLEPALNQFNAVFQEKVRDVTERFRQQLPRYFAGDLLAEENQPLQERVRKAGVYFKDLIRNELQPMLASVPTETDNKQVREALHESLDELEKELFIKLHCFEATLDGFEALVYQKTRNHAELEFQSIRKQASRKSDEGRSGHEKPRTLYDALAKWRQDLAGELDTVAHTILPRKTLAELARSKPSTLDELLKIKGFGKVKARMIGEDVLTIIRSFLENESATKASSAPEKPNKTPSPALSLALFRQGKTVTDIAQERNIAASTVEGHLAQFISSGQLSVYELVPAEKVETIRTYLEKHTPKTLTEAKAGLGDGVTFAEIRMVYNSMLAGTAQTD; from the coding sequence ATGCCCACCCTTGTTAACGAAAAACTTCAACTCGCCCACGACTTTGTTCTGCACACGAATCGCAACGTGTTTCTGACGGGGAAAGCCGGTACGGGAAAAACGACTTTTTTGCACCAGGTTAAAAACACCTCGTCCAAACGACTGGCGGTAGTAGCCCCGACGGGGGTAGCCGCCATCAATGCCGGGGGTGTTACCATCCATTCTTTGTTTCAGTTGCCATTCGGGCCGCTGGTGCCGGGCGCCCTGAACCGGGAAACCCGGAAATTCACCCGCGAAAAGATCAACCTGCTGCGGACGCTCGATCTGCTCATTGTGGACGAAATCAGCATGGTCCGGGCCGACGTGCTCGACGGGATTGATGCGGTCCTGCGCCGGTTTCGTTACCGACCCGAACCGTTCGGCGGGGTGCAGTTGTTGCTCATTGGCGACATGCAGCAATTGCCCCCCGTCATCCGCGATGAGGACTGGGCCTTGCTGAGACCGTACTACGACACCGGGTATTTTTTCGGAAGCCGGGCTCTGCAAAAAACACCGTACATCAGCCTCGAACTGGATCACATCTACCGGCAGGCCGACCAACGGTTTATCGAGATTTTGAACAGCGTCCGGGAAAAACGGATAACGCGCGCGCAGCTCGACGACCTGAACCAGCGGTTCATCCCGAATTTTACGCCCCAGGACGACGAAGGATACATTACTCTGACGACCCACAACCAGGCCGCCCTGCAACTGAACAGCCAGAAGCTGCAATCGCTGACTACTCAACTTCACACGTTCGAAGCCACGATTGAAGGCGACTTTCCCGCCCACGCCTACCCAACTGAAGCCAGCCTGGAACTGAAAGTGGGCGCGCAGGTGATGTTTAACAAGAACGATGCATCGCGCGAAAAACTGTTTTACAACGGCAAGATCGGGCAGATTACGGATATTGACGACGATGTGATTTACGTAAAATGCCCGCACGATCCGGACACACTGACCGTTAGCCCCATGGAATGGGTCAACATCCGGTACACGCTGGATCCGCAAACCAACGAAATCAAGGAGGAGCCCATTGGCAAGTTTGTTCAGTATCCGCTGAAGCTGGCCTGGGCCATCACCATTCATAAAAGTCAGGGACTGACGTTTGAAAAAGCCATCATCGACGCGGCTTCGGCCTTTGCCCACGGGCAGGTTTACGTGGCCCTAAGCCGGTGTAAAACCCTGGAGGGGCTGGTGCTGCGGGAACCAATTCCGTCGCACAGCATCAAAACCGAGTTGCTGCTGGAAGAATTTCACGAGCAGGTGCAGCAGCAAACGCCCGATGATCAGGAGCTTTGGCACTCGAAACAACTGAATCAGGAACAGTTGCTGCTGGATTTGTTTTCGTTTGAACGAACGCACTACCTGATCAACCGCTGCCGCCGAACCGGAGCCGAACACGCAGGAAGTCTGGACGAGGGCCTTGAACCGGCGCTGAATCAGTTCAATGCCGTGTTTCAGGAAAAGGTCCGTGACGTGACCGAACGGTTTCGTCAGCAGCTTCCCCGGTATTTCGCCGGGGATTTGTTGGCGGAAGAAAACCAGCCGTTGCAGGAGCGTGTTCGCAAAGCCGGGGTCTACTTCAAAGATTTGATTCGTAACGAACTACAGCCCATGCTGGCTTCTGTTCCGACCGAGACGGACAACAAGCAGGTACGGGAAGCGCTGCACGAGTCGCTGGACGAGCTGGAAAAAGAGCTTTTCATCAAACTCCACTGCTTCGAGGCTACGCTGGACGGTTTTGAGGCCCTGGTGTATCAGAAGACGCGAAACCATGCCGAACTGGAGTTTCAGTCCATCCGGAAGCAGGCAAGTCGGAAAAGCGATGAGGGACGATCCGGCCACGAAAAGCCCCGGACGCTTTACGACGCACTGGCGAAGTGGCGGCAGGATCTGGCGGGCGAACTGGATACCGTGGCGCATACCATCCTACCCCGCAAAACGCTGGCCGAACTCGCCCGCTCCAAACCGTCGACCCTCGATGAACTCCTGAAAATAAAGGGATTCGGCAAGGTAAAAGCCCGCATGATCGGCGAAGACGTTCTGACCATCATTCGGTCTTTCCTTGAAAATGAATCCGCGACAAAAGCTTCGTCAGCCCCGGAAAAACCAAACAAAACGCCATCGCCCGCCCTGAGCCTGGCGCTCTTTCGGCAGGGGAAAACCGTCACCGACATTGCCCAGGAGCGAAACATTGCGGCTTCGACGGTGGAAGGCCACCTGGCGCAGTTTATCAGTTCCGGCCAGCTATCGGTGTATGAATTGGTGCCCGCCGAAAAAGTCGAAACCATCCGGACTTACCTGGAAAAACACACGCCCAAAACCCTGACGGAAGCCAAAGCCGGTCTGGGCGACGGGGTGACGTTTGCGGAGATCCGGATGGTTTACAATTCCATGCTGGCGGGTACGGCGCAGACGGACTAA
- a CDS encoding penicillin acylase family protein — protein sequence MKQLLLLISSLLTLPVLAQPFTPDEIARWQKRARTITITRDTWDIPHIYGKTDADVVFGLLYTQCEDDFARVEENYIDAIGRMAEVEGEEALYHDIRARLFMDTTQAIALYKKSPSWMRELMDAFADGTNYYLYTHPNVKPRLLTRFQPWMPLMFSEGSIGGNISVISTDRIKAFYTNSKWSSHRYDFEKHEREPTGSNGFAIAPSKTASKNAMLLINPHTSFYFRSEVHLASKKGLNAYGAVTWGQFFVYQGFNENCGWMHTSGNSDSVDEYLETVEKRDGTYYYKHGSEWKPVQTQTVKFPYKTANGIQFREVTLYRTHHGPVAGQLGDKWITINMMNDPLNALAQSYLRTKAKDYESYKKVMKLNGNATNNTVYADRKGTIAYWHGNFIPKRNPKFDWNNPVDGSDPETDWKGLHGIDDIVQVKNPAVGWIQNCNSTPFTVSGPDSPDRNKYPAYMAPDGENYRGINAVRTLSKKSIFTLDTLIAAANDPHLPGFDDLIPALVKAYEIVGKQSETQPEAVAEAIEILRAWDKTYGVNSVATTLAVHWGEKIQRLARTRFPANERFDFLTFTAFVIEKTSSEEKVKLLAEVIDELNRDFGTWKTGWGEINRFQRLTGKIQETYDDSKPSFPVGFTPSTWGSLASFGARTYPNTKKRYGYVGNSFVAVVEFGDRVRARTVVNGGHSSDPRSPHFNDQAKLFSEGKFKDIWFYPEDVQQHVGRTYHPGE from the coding sequence ATGAAACAACTTCTCCTGCTGATTTCTTCTCTCCTCACGCTGCCGGTCCTGGCACAACCCTTTACACCGGACGAAATTGCTCGCTGGCAAAAGCGCGCCCGAACCATCACCATCACCCGCGATACCTGGGACATCCCGCACATTTACGGCAAAACCGACGCGGATGTGGTTTTCGGGCTGTTGTACACGCAGTGCGAGGATGATTTCGCGCGTGTGGAGGAAAACTACATCGACGCCATTGGGCGCATGGCGGAAGTGGAGGGCGAAGAGGCATTGTACCACGACATCCGAGCGCGGCTTTTTATGGACACCACACAGGCCATTGCACTCTACAAAAAATCGCCATCCTGGATGCGGGAGTTGATGGATGCTTTTGCCGATGGCACGAACTATTACCTCTACACCCACCCAAACGTCAAGCCGCGGCTGCTGACCCGGTTTCAGCCCTGGATGCCGTTGATGTTCAGCGAAGGCAGCATTGGCGGTAACATCAGCGTCATTTCCACCGACCGGATCAAGGCGTTTTACACCAACTCAAAATGGTCGTCGCATCGTTACGATTTTGAAAAGCACGAGCGCGAACCCACCGGCTCCAACGGTTTTGCCATTGCACCGTCTAAAACCGCCAGCAAAAATGCCATGCTGCTGATCAACCCGCACACCTCCTTTTACTTTCGCTCGGAAGTGCACCTGGCGAGCAAAAAAGGCTTGAATGCCTACGGAGCCGTTACCTGGGGGCAGTTTTTTGTGTATCAGGGCTTCAACGAAAACTGCGGCTGGATGCACACCTCCGGAAATTCCGATTCGGTGGATGAATACCTGGAAACCGTCGAAAAGCGCGACGGAACGTATTACTACAAACACGGCAGCGAGTGGAAACCCGTGCAAACCCAAACGGTAAAGTTTCCCTACAAAACGGCCAACGGTATTCAGTTCAGAGAAGTTACGCTTTACCGCACGCACCACGGCCCCGTAGCCGGTCAGTTGGGGGATAAGTGGATCACTATCAATATGATGAACGATCCGCTGAACGCGCTCGCCCAATCGTACCTGCGCACGAAAGCGAAGGATTACGAGAGTTATAAAAAAGTAATGAAGCTGAACGGAAACGCGACCAACAACACGGTTTATGCCGACCGAAAAGGCACCATTGCCTACTGGCACGGTAACTTTATTCCGAAGCGCAACCCGAAATTTGACTGGAACAATCCCGTTGATGGCAGCGATCCGGAAACCGACTGGAAGGGGCTGCACGGCATCGACGACATTGTACAGGTGAAAAATCCGGCGGTTGGCTGGATTCAGAACTGCAATTCGACACCGTTCACAGTTTCGGGGCCTGACAGTCCGGACCGCAACAAGTATCCGGCTTACATGGCACCCGACGGCGAGAACTACCGGGGCATCAATGCCGTTCGGACGTTAAGTAAAAAATCCATTTTTACGCTCGATACCCTCATTGCGGCCGCCAACGATCCGCACCTGCCCGGTTTTGACGACCTGATCCCGGCCCTGGTAAAAGCCTACGAAATCGTCGGAAAACAGTCGGAAACGCAGCCCGAGGCCGTGGCCGAAGCCATCGAAATCTTACGGGCCTGGGACAAAACTTACGGCGTCAACTCAGTGGCCACCACGCTGGCGGTGCATTGGGGCGAAAAAATTCAGCGGTTGGCCCGAACCCGGTTTCCGGCCAACGAACGGTTCGACTTTCTGACGTTTACGGCTTTCGTGATCGAGAAAACCAGTTCGGAGGAAAAAGTGAAGCTGCTGGCTGAGGTCATTGACGAGCTGAACCGGGATTTTGGCACCTGGAAAACCGGCTGGGGCGAAATCAATCGGTTTCAGCGCCTGACCGGAAAAATTCAGGAAACCTACGATGATTCCAAACCAAGCTTTCCGGTGGGCTTTACCCCTTCAACCTGGGGTTCTCTGGCGTCTTTCGGGGCGCGGACCTATCCCAACACTAAAAAACGGTACGGTTACGTGGGCAACAGCTTTGTAGCCGTCGTTGAGTTCGGCGACCGCGTCAGGGCCCGGACCGTGGTCAACGGCGGGCACAGCAGCGATCCGAGGTCACCGCACTTCAATGACCAGGCAAAACTGTTCAGCGAAGGAAAGTTTAAAGATATCTGGTTTTATCCCGAAGACGTTCAGCAGCACGTCGGACGAACCTACCACCCGGGCGAGTAA
- the trxA gene encoding thioredoxin: MAKAIEITDANFADVINSDKPVLVDFWAEWCGPCKMIGPVVEQLAGEYEGKAVVAKMDVDMNAQVPAQFGIRSIPTLMVFKNGKMVDKVIGAVPKAVLEQKLVAHLEHDHSKHE; encoded by the coding sequence ATGGCAAAAGCGATTGAAATAACCGACGCTAACTTCGCAGATGTAATCAATTCCGATAAACCTGTCTTAGTAGATTTTTGGGCCGAATGGTGTGGACCCTGTAAAATGATCGGACCCGTTGTGGAGCAACTGGCCGGCGAGTACGAAGGCAAAGCCGTTGTCGCCAAAATGGACGTTGATATGAACGCCCAGGTTCCGGCGCAATTCGGTATCCGCAGCATCCCGACCCTGATGGTTTTCAAAAACGGTAAAATGGTTGATAAAGTAATCGGTGCCGTTCCGAAAGCTGTTCTGGAACAGAAATTAGTTGCCCATCTGGAGCATGATCATAGCAAACACGAGTAA